The Tumebacillus sp. BK434 genome segment AAAGTGAACGACATGCCGCTGTTCTCGCCGGATGAAGAGCAGCAGCTCCTCGTCGAGTGGAACGACACGGCCCGCCCGCTGCCGGAGCGTCCGCTCCTGCATGAGCTGTTCGAAGCGCAGGCGGCGAAAACGCCGGAAGCGACCGCGCTGATCTTGGGCGAAGAGACGCTGACCTACGGCGAGCTGAACGAGCGCGCCAACCGCCTCGCGAATTACCTGCAGGCGCGCGGCGTCGAACATGAGACGCTCGTCGGCGTCTACATGGAACGTTCGTTTGAGATGATCGTCTCGATGCTCGCCGTGCTGAAAGCGGGAGGCGCGCACATCATGCTGGAGCCGAGCTACCCGCAGGAGCGCCTCGCCGCGATGATCGCCGACGCCGGGATGCACCTCGTGCTGACCCAGCAAGCGATGCTCGGCCGACTGCCCGCCCACGCCGCGCAAGAGATCGCCGTCGATGCAGCGTGGCCGCAGATCGCAGCGGAAAGCGCAGCCAAGCCGTACGTGGAGGTCGGCGAACGGAGCCTCGCCTACATCATGTACACATCCGGTTCCACCGGCCGCCCGAAAGGCGCGATGATCGAGCACCGCTCGGTCGTCAACACGATGCTGCATCTGATCGAGCGCTTTGGCATCACGGCGAACGACCGCCTGTTCCTGAAGTCGCTGGTCGGCTTTGACGGCACCGTGCTGGAGTTCTACGCCCCGCTGCTCTCCGGAGCGGCGATCGTCATCGCCGAAGAGGGCGGTCACCATGACGTGGTCTACCTGATCCGTGAGATGAAAAAGCAAGCGGTCACCGCGATGCAGATGATCCCGTCGGTGATGAACCTGCTGATCGAAACGCAAGGCATCGAAGAGGTCACCTCGCTCAAGCACCTCTTCCTCGGGGGGGAAGCGATCTCGCCGTCGCTCAAGCAGCGCATCCACGAGCGCCTGCCGCACGTGATGTTGCACAACATCTACGGCCCGGCGGAGACGACCGTCTTCTCGACCGACTATACGTTTGTGCACAGCGATGACCGGGCGGTGATCCCGATCGGGCGTCCGATCGCCAACATCAATGTCTACGTGCTCGATACACACCTGAACCCGGTGCCGGTCGGCGTCTATGGCGAGCTGCACATCGGCGGCATCGGCGTCATGCGCGGCTATCTGAACCGCCCGGAGCTTGATGCGGAGCGATTTGTGCCGCATCCGTTCTTGCCGGACGGCGGCCGCCTGTACAAGACGGGCGACATCGTGCGCTGGCTGCCGGACGGCACCTTGGAATATCAGGGCCGCATCGACAACCAGGTCAAGATCAGCGGCGTGCGCATCGAAGCGGGCGAAGTGGAAGGGGCGCTGCTCCAGCATCCGTCCGTTCAGCATGCGGCGGTGCTCGTCCGCGAAGACCAGCCGGGCCAGAAGCGCCTCGTCGCCTATCTGATCGGCGAAGTCACCGCGTCGAACGAACTGCGCGAGTTCCTCAAGACGCGCCTGCCGGACGCGATGATCCCGACGGCGTTCCTGTTCGTCGACGAGTTCCCGCTGTCCCCGAACGGCAAGCTCGACAGAAGCGCGCTGCCGAAGCCGGAAGTGGACGAAAAAGTCTACGAGCGCGACTACGTGGCGCCGCGAACCGACTTGGAAGATCTGCTGGCCGGCATCTGGCGCGAGATCCTTGCGCTGCCGAAAGTCGGCGTGCAGAGCAACTTCTTTGAGCTGGGCGGTCAGTCGCTCAACGCGATGCAGATGATCGGGCGCGTCCGCGAGACGTTCCAGATCGAAGTGCCGGTCACCAAGCTGTTCTCCGTGACGACGATCGCCGGACTTGCCGAACTGCTCACCGAATATGAGCAAAAACCGGGCCAGGCTGAAGCGATCGCCCGCCTGCGCAAAAAGCTGATGAACATGACAGAAGAAGAAAAACGGGCGATGCTCGAAGCGAAGAAAAAGGTCAGGGGGTAAACCGGATGGGTTTTCAAAACGAAGCGGATGAGCTGTTAGCCTTGTTGCTGGAGGAAGAAGGATTCGGTTTGGAAGCGACGGAGACGATCCAGCCGCGCGATCCGGCCGCAGAGCCCCAGCTGTCGTTTGCGCAAGCGCGCTTGTGGTTTCTGTACCAGCTCGATCCAAACGATCCGTCCTACAACATCTCGGCGGCGGTGCATTTTCAAGGCGAGCTGAACGTGCCAGTGCTGGAAACGTGCTTTGTGGAGATCATCGAACGCCACGAAGCGCTCCGCACCCGCTTTTTAACGGTGAACGGGCAGCCGAAGCAGGCGATCGACGCCCAAGTCGATTTTGCCATCACAGTGGTCGATCTGACCGGCCTTGACGGGGAGGAGCAGGCGGCAGAAGTCGACCGCCTGCTCACCGTTGAGTCGGCCAAGCCGTTCAAGCTCGATCAGGAAGCGCTGATCCGCGCCGTGCTGATGCGGACTGGCGAGACGGAGCACACGCTGTGCCTGACCATCCACCACATCGTGTCGGACGGCTGGTCGATGGGCGTGTTCACGGCGGAAGTTGCCGCGCTCTACGAAGCGTATCTGGATGACAAAGCGTCCCCGCTGCCGCCGCTGCAGGTGCAGTATGCCGACTTCGCCGCCTGGCAGCGCGAGGTGATGCAAGGCGAGACCTACGAGAAGCTGCGCAGCTATTGGACCCGACAGCTTCACGGCGAGCTTCCGGTGCTGCAGCTGCCGGCCGACCGTCCGCATCCGGCGGAGAAGACGATGCGCGGACAGATGCACAAGTTCCGCATTCCAAAAGATGTGGCCAAAGGGATCACCGCGCTCGGGCAGCAGGAAGAAGCGTCGCTGTACATGACGCTGCTGGCCGCTTACAAAGCGCTGCTCCACCGCTACTCCGGGCAGGAGGACCTGATCCTCGGCACCCCGATCGCCAACCGCAGCCGTCCCGAGCTGGAAGGGCTGATCGGCTTCCTCGCCAACACCTTGGTGTTGCGCACCGACCTGTCGGGACGCCCGACGTTCCGCGAGCTGCTGCAGCGGGTGCGCACGATGGCGCTGGAGGGGTATGAGCATCAGGACATGCCGTTTGTGAAGCTGGTCGAAGAGGTGCAGCCGAACCGCGACGTGAACGTCTCGCCGCTGATCCAGGCGATGTTCGTCCTGCAAAACGCGCCGAAGCCTTCGGCGACGTTCAACGGCCTGACGGTGTCGATGATGGGGATCGAAAGCAAGACGGCCAAGTTCGACGTCTCGCTGTTCCTGACTGAAGACCAAGACGGACTGGAAGGGGTGTTCGAATACAACACCGACCTGTTCGACGCAGAGACGATCGAGCGGATGGGCACACACTACTGCAACTTGCTGGCTGCCGTTTTGCACAGCCCGGACACGCGGATCGACGAGCTGGTCTTCCTCTCGGCAGCGGAGCGCCGCGACGTGCTGGCGGAAGGCTATCGCGAGCTGGCATACGACCGCGATGCGACGATGCACGGCCTGTTTGAGCGCCAGGCGGCGCTCACGCCCGATGCGCCGGCGGTCGTCGATGGCGAGCGGTCACTGACCTACCGCGAGTTGAACGAAGCGGCCAATCGTCTGGCGCACCACCTGCTGACGCTGGGCGCCGGGCCGGACGTGCCGGTCGGGATCTATCTGGAGCGGTCGCTGGAGATCGTCGTCGCGATCCTCGCCGTGCTGAAGACGGGCGGGGCATACCTGCCGCTCGATCCGAGCTATCCGCAGGAGCGGCTGCTCTTCATGCTGGAAGACACGGCGGCACCAGTGCTGCTCACCCAGTCCTCGATGCAGCATGATCTGACCCGCGCAGGGCTGCAGGTGCTGGCGCTCGATGCCGGGAGCGTGCCGTGGCAGGAAGCGCCGAGCGAGAATCTGCCCGCGGCGACGGGGGCGGAAGGGCTGGCTTACATCATCTACACCTCCGGCACGACCGGCAAGCCAAAAGGCGTCTTGGTGCCGCACCGCGGCGTGGTCAACCTGATGGCCGACATGCACCGCCTCAAGCCGCTGGGCACAGGCGACCGCAGCAGCGTGTGGACGAGCTTTGGCTTTGACGTGTCCGTCTACGAGCTGTTCTCGGCGCTGTTCTACGGCGCGGCCGTCTATCCGGCGCCGGAAGCGGTGCGCTATGACAGCCGCACGTTCTTCCACTGGCTGCGGGACGAGGGCATCACGTCCGCCTACCTGCCTCCGTTTATGTTCAAAGACCTGGCGAACTGGCTTAGCGCAGGCAATGGCGGACTGGCTCTGCAGCTCCTGATGGCAGGCGTCGAACCGTTGTCCGAACGGCTGCTCGGCACGATCATGCAGCAGGTGCCGGGCCTGCTGATCTTCAACGGCTACGGGCCGACGGAGACGACGATCTCGCCGACGTTCTACGTGGTGGACGCACAGGCCCCGGAGCGCCAGACGCCGATCGGCAAAGCGGTCGCCAACACCAGGCTCTACCTGCTCGACCACAACTTGCAGCCGGTGCCAAACGGCATCGCCGGCGAGGTGTACATCGGCGGCGACATGGTGGTGCGCGGCTACCTGAACCGCCCGGAGGAGACGGAGCAACGCTTCCTGCCCGACCCGTACTGCGGGCAGCCGGACGGGCGGATGTACAAGACGGGCGACTTGGCGCGCCGTCTGCCCGATGGGAACCTGCTCTTCC includes the following:
- a CDS encoding non-ribosomal peptide synthetase, with translation MKNSLSDRLAALTPEQRAIFEKRAKAKNLAAEKLMLKKDRIPNRGHNNPSPLAIDQERLWFFHMMNPDEPTYNVYGAINMKGTLNAPVFEKSFNEIVRRHEAWRTTFEMIDGQPMQLVHKELFVPMELLDLTHLPGDEREEAAKKAMSDVIQIPFDLEQPPLVRTNLIRKQEDEWLFVLTVHHIVTDRVTFSIFFHEMMAHYKAFLNGQPSLLPEPQISYADFSEWQRQYLTGAVKDNLINFWKQTLDGSDFVLNIPTDYPRPAVQDFKGARVFLDIPLDTANRLKEIGKKEGASAFMTLLAVYYALLFRYTGQEDLLVGTPFANRNRGEMEGVIGYFLTSVVLRTQVQPDLTFKELLRRVKDVSLTAYANNDIPFGLLLDELKPPRDGSRNPIFQACFVYVDVMEDKLELPQLELKYELTDAETAKYDLTIGLMEVEEGITGFFEYAPAMFRKETIEQINRHWLKLIEAVIENPELKVNDMPLFSPDEEQQLLVEWNDTARPLPERPLLHELFEAQAAKTPEATALILGEETLTYGELNERANRLANYLQARGVEHETLVGVYMERSFEMIVSMLAVLKAGGAHIMLEPSYPQERLAAMIADAGMHLVLTQQAMLGRLPAHAAQEIAVDAAWPQIAAESAAKPYVEVGERSLAYIMYTSGSTGRPKGAMIEHRSVVNTMLHLIERFGITANDRLFLKSLVGFDGTVLEFYAPLLSGAAIVIAEEGGHHDVVYLIREMKKQAVTAMQMIPSVMNLLIETQGIEEVTSLKHLFLGGEAISPSLKQRIHERLPHVMLHNIYGPAETTVFSTDYTFVHSDDRAVIPIGRPIANINVYVLDTHLNPVPVGVYGELHIGGIGVMRGYLNRPELDAERFVPHPFLPDGGRLYKTGDIVRWLPDGTLEYQGRIDNQVKISGVRIEAGEVEGALLQHPSVQHAAVLVREDQPGQKRLVAYLIGEVTASNELREFLKTRLPDAMIPTAFLFVDEFPLSPNGKLDRSALPKPEVDEKVYERDYVAPRTDLEDLLAGIWREILALPKVGVQSNFFELGGQSLNAMQMIGRVRETFQIEVPVTKLFSVTTIAGLAELLTEYEQKPGQAEAIARLRKKLMNMTEEEKRAMLEAKKKVRG
- a CDS encoding non-ribosomal peptide synthetase, with translation MGFQNEADELLALLLEEEGFGLEATETIQPRDPAAEPQLSFAQARLWFLYQLDPNDPSYNISAAVHFQGELNVPVLETCFVEIIERHEALRTRFLTVNGQPKQAIDAQVDFAITVVDLTGLDGEEQAAEVDRLLTVESAKPFKLDQEALIRAVLMRTGETEHTLCLTIHHIVSDGWSMGVFTAEVAALYEAYLDDKASPLPPLQVQYADFAAWQREVMQGETYEKLRSYWTRQLHGELPVLQLPADRPHPAEKTMRGQMHKFRIPKDVAKGITALGQQEEASLYMTLLAAYKALLHRYSGQEDLILGTPIANRSRPELEGLIGFLANTLVLRTDLSGRPTFRELLQRVRTMALEGYEHQDMPFVKLVEEVQPNRDVNVSPLIQAMFVLQNAPKPSATFNGLTVSMMGIESKTAKFDVSLFLTEDQDGLEGVFEYNTDLFDAETIERMGTHYCNLLAAVLHSPDTRIDELVFLSAAERRDVLAEGYRELAYDRDATMHGLFERQAALTPDAPAVVDGERSLTYRELNEAANRLAHHLLTLGAGPDVPVGIYLERSLEIVVAILAVLKTGGAYLPLDPSYPQERLLFMLEDTAAPVLLTQSSMQHDLTRAGLQVLALDAGSVPWQEAPSENLPAATGAEGLAYIIYTSGTTGKPKGVLVPHRGVVNLMADMHRLKPLGTGDRSSVWTSFGFDVSVYELFSALFYGAAVYPAPEAVRYDSRTFFHWLRDEGITSAYLPPFMFKDLANWLSAGNGGLALQLLMAGVEPLSERLLGTIMQQVPGLLIFNGYGPTETTISPTFYVVDAQAPERQTPIGKAVANTRLYLLDHNLQPVPNGIAGEVYIGGDMVVRGYLNRPEETEQRFLPDPYCGQPDGRMYKTGDLARRLPDGNLLFLGRIDQQVKIRGFRIELGEIEAQLIAHEAVREAVVTVREAVPGDKRLVAYIVPSAGAEQVEAELRARIGEQLPGYMMPSAFVLLDALPLTPNGKIDRKALPVPDFAANRSERAYIAPSTPTEQQLAALWSQLLGVEAVGVSDNFFELGGHSLLAMQMIAQVQSDFHVALEVRSLFDDPSLGGLARMIDETETQTAKPEIVALSRQARKRKSHPQ